Proteins co-encoded in one Desulfallas thermosapovorans DSM 6562 genomic window:
- the pyrF gene encoding orotidine-5'-phosphate decarboxylase, with the protein MGLSKDQLIVALDVDSRAKALELVSELAGHVGFFKVGMELFYAAGIGIVQEIVAAGAKVFLDLKLHDIPNTVGRAARVLVRSGASIINVHAAGGSAMLQAAGAAAREEAHRLGMPAPLVVAVTVLTSIDRETYQQEIGFSGEIADRVRAWALLAQKSGLDGVVCSPREITLVRDACGPEFKIITPGIRPAGAQLGDQRRVMTPGEAIKAGASHLVVGRPVTGAADRIAAIKNILDEIN; encoded by the coding sequence ATGGGTTTGTCAAAGGATCAATTAATCGTGGCCCTGGATGTGGACAGCCGGGCCAAGGCTCTTGAACTGGTGAGTGAACTGGCCGGGCATGTGGGGTTTTTTAAAGTGGGTATGGAGTTATTTTACGCTGCTGGAATTGGTATTGTCCAGGAAATAGTGGCTGCGGGGGCAAAGGTTTTTCTGGACCTGAAGCTGCACGATATACCCAACACCGTGGGCCGGGCAGCCCGGGTGCTGGTGCGTTCCGGGGCCTCCATAATCAATGTGCACGCTGCGGGGGGTAGTGCCATGCTGCAGGCCGCAGGCGCAGCGGCCCGGGAGGAGGCCCACCGGCTGGGTATGCCGGCTCCGCTGGTGGTGGCGGTGACGGTGCTCACCAGTATTGACCGGGAAACTTACCAGCAGGAAATTGGCTTTTCGGGGGAAATTGCAGACCGGGTGCGGGCCTGGGCTTTACTGGCCCAAAAATCGGGGTTGGACGGGGTGGTTTGCTCGCCCCGGGAAATAACGCTGGTGCGGGATGCCTGCGGCCCCGAATTTAAAATTATTACCCCCGGCATACGTCCCGCCGGGGCACAGCTGGGCGACCAGCGCCGGGTTATGACACCGGGAGAGGCTATAAAGGCGGGCGCCAGTCACCTGGTGGTGGGCCGCCCGGTAACCGGGGCGGCGGACCGGATTGCCGCAATTAAAAATATTCTCGATGAAATAAACTAA